One part of the Lotus japonicus ecotype B-129 chromosome 2, LjGifu_v1.2 genome encodes these proteins:
- the LOC130736545 gene encoding uncharacterized protein LOC130736545: MSQASGKKDSVKGKIERTSLGVKCMGLKSGSSTSKKDTGKKRSITPARNFYKSKTHDEAPSIVPPCEDVSDEEEISAENSPIGSHQDDVPDAKASDPEDVPDQEISGKESTSHEDSGVPTQSHGSSSPSKEDEPVHVSTDDPQSKESSQAPASVQNISDDVPLTASLPDSVAARIKRKRWVPDVEESPAPKKKSKTTPATSKSKQRDVKGKGKQPEVKAKSAKKKKVPDAVEESGSDVEEDVDDIFPSKKKKYAGKHIPQNVPAVPIDNVSFHAEGNVQKWKYVCQRRIAKEREVFSDVLECKEVIAIIEKAGLMKTILKVGRCYERLVKEFLVNRSVEVGLPESVEFRKVFVTAKCVELSPVVINNALGRSVVEFVDEELSLDVVAKEITTGQVKKWPIKKLLSTGNLSVKVSATLAKLIYKIGTSTDFDFGSFVFEQTLKHADTCVVKLPVSFPSLLTEIILQQHPQIIRADEVAMPKGVPITLDHRLFMEPHVPDIVVSASRTSSPAPVSKSGTKVIIAELQESSKALQETIKISTSRKLKVDVLLPKLQKEEVQGGEPSVAAPAAHEASTEEEGGSEESTEETEEDSSFEA, from the exons ATGTCTCAAGCATCAGGAAAGAAAGATTCTGTCAAGggcaagattgaaagaacttcACTTGGTGTGAAATGCATGGGTCTCAAGAGTGGTTCTTCCACATCAAAGAAGGATACTGGGAAGAAGAGGTCAATAACTCCTGCAAGAAATTTTTACAAGTCCAAGACTCATGATGAAGCTCCCTCAATTGTTCCTCCTTGTGAGGATGTTTCTGATGAAGAGGAGATTTCTGCAGAAAACTCCCCTATTGGTTCCCATCAAGATGATGTGCCCGATGCTAAGGCTTCAGATCCTGAAGATGTTCCTGATCAAGAAATTTCTGGAAAGGaatccacttctcatgaagattctGGTGTACCCACTCAATCTCATGGttcctcttctccttcaaaAGAGGATGAACCAGTGCATGTGTCCACTGATGATCCTCAGTCCAAGGAATCAAGCCAGGCTCCCgcctctgttcagaacatctctgatgatgttcctttAACTGCTTCTCTtcctgatagtgttgctgccagGATCAAGAGAAAAAGATGGGTTCCAGATGTTGAAGAATCTCCTGCCCCAAAGAAGAAGTCCAAGACCACTCCAGCAACTTCCAAGTCTAAGCAAAGAGATGTGAAGGGAAAAGGTAAGCAACCAGAGGTTAAAGCCAAGAGtgctaagaagaagaaggttcCAGATGCTGTTGAGGAATCTGGGTCAGATGTTGAGGAGGATGTCGATGACATCTTTCCttctaagaagaagaagtatgCAGGTAAACACATTCCTCAGAATGTccctgctgttcctattgacAATGTGTCTTTTCATGCTGAAGgaaatgttcagaagtggaagtatGTGTGTCAACGCAGAAttgccaaggaaagggaagttttCTCTGATGTGCTTGAATGCAAGGAAGTGATTGCAATCATTGAGAAGGCTGGTCTGATGAAGACCATTCTCAAGGTTGGAAGGTGTTATGAGagactggtaaaggaatttctGGTGAATCGTTCTGTGGAAGTGGGACTTCCTGAGAGTGTTGAATTCAGAAAAGTGTTTGTGACGGCTAAGTGTGTTGAGTTATCTCCTGTTGTGATCAACAATGCACTTGGTAGAAGTGttgttgaatttgttgatgaggAATTATCCTTGGATGTGGTTGCCAAGGAGATTACTACTGGCCAAGTCAAGAAGTGGCCTATCAAGAAGTTGTTGtccactggaaatctgagtgtgaa AGTTTCTGCTACTCTTGCCAAGTTGATCTACAAAATTGGCACATCtactgattttgattttggctcgtttgtgtttgagcagacctTGAAACATGCTGACACATGTGTTGTGAAGCTGCCAGTCTCATTTCCATCTCTTCTTACAGAGATCATTCTCCAACAGCATCCTCAGATCATCAGGGCTGATGAGGTTGCTATGCCCAAGGGTGTTCCAATTACCCTGGATCATCGTTTGTTCATGGAGCCGCATGTCCCAGACATTGTTGTGTCAGCTAGCAGGACTTCTTCCCCTGCCCCTGTGAGTAAATCTGGCACTAAGGTCATTattgctgaattacaggaaTCCTctaaggctttgcaggagactaTCAAGATCAGCACTTCTAGGAAGCTGAAGGTTGATGTTTTGCTCCCCAAGCTTCAAAAGGAAGAAGTTCAAGGAGGTGAGCCAAGTGTTGCTGCTCCTGCTGCTCATGAAGCAAGCACTGAAGAAGAGGGAGGATCTGAAGAAAGTACAGAGGAAACTGAAGAGGACTCTAGTTTTGAAGCATGA